From Streptomyces sp. TLI_235, a single genomic window includes:
- a CDS encoding protease prsW family protein has product MSRPPSGSPSPRTTARTAADEPPATPAGTRTIPGPRAGAVRRLLPLWTRLEALHRSLHYPALSSSLAAFALAGSGVLILHLVQRQTGTTGLLVGLGLALLPLPFVLGSLAWLNQTARVPLRHTLFCLAWGACAATTVALLANGWASDFLVAHQGSSRGETLGAEVATPLIEELCKGAAILLLLLPVRRRPSCRQDHSCALLADAPGQGGPAPAVPGPRRPRAALPRIRPHLRPLPYFRPPILLAPGSRTHPRARSSPRTLAAGLVLGAITACGFAFTENALYLGRAFTDDQQSRLDSIGFGEPPTLRDFDSTVHTFVLRALLSPFAHPLFTALTGLGVAITLTTGRRWLSRLAAPVGMAAAVGLHGVWNAAAGLGTDGFLLIYGLVMVPAFATLVCLAVWARARRSRQPARPPLEA; this is encoded by the coding sequence GTGAGCCGTCCGCCCAGCGGCAGCCCGTCCCCCCGCACCACGGCCCGCACTGCCGCCGACGAACCGCCCGCGACCCCCGCCGGCACCCGGACCATCCCGGGGCCCCGGGCCGGCGCGGTCCGCCGCCTGCTGCCGCTCTGGACGCGGCTGGAGGCCCTGCACCGCTCGCTGCACTACCCGGCGCTGTCCTCCTCGCTGGCGGCGTTCGCGCTGGCCGGCAGCGGGGTACTGATCCTTCACCTGGTGCAGCGGCAGACGGGCACCACCGGCCTGCTCGTCGGGCTGGGGCTCGCCCTGCTGCCGCTGCCCTTCGTGCTCGGCTCGCTGGCCTGGCTCAACCAGACCGCCCGGGTGCCGCTGCGGCACACCCTGTTCTGTCTGGCCTGGGGCGCCTGCGCGGCCACCACGGTGGCCCTGCTCGCCAACGGCTGGGCCAGCGACTTCCTGGTCGCCCACCAGGGCAGCAGCCGCGGCGAGACGCTCGGCGCCGAGGTCGCCACCCCGCTGATCGAGGAGCTCTGCAAGGGCGCCGCGATCCTCCTCCTGCTGCTGCCCGTCCGGCGGCGGCCCAGCTGCCGGCAGGACCACAGCTGCGCGCTGCTCGCCGACGCGCCCGGGCAGGGCGGGCCGGCGCCCGCCGTCCCCGGCCCGCGCCGGCCGCGGGCCGCGCTGCCCCGGATTCGGCCGCACCTGCGGCCGCTGCCGTACTTCCGCCCGCCGATCCTGCTCGCCCCCGGCAGCCGGACCCACCCCCGGGCCCGGTCCAGCCCGCGGACGCTGGCCGCGGGGCTCGTCCTCGGCGCGATCACCGCCTGCGGCTTCGCCTTCACCGAGAACGCCCTCTACCTGGGCCGCGCCTTCACCGACGACCAGCAGTCCCGGCTGGACTCCATCGGCTTCGGCGAGCCGCCGACGCTGCGCGACTTCGACTCCACGGTGCACACCTTCGTGCTGCGGGCCCTGCTGTCGCCGTTCGCGCACCCGCTGTTCACCGCGCTCACCGGCCTCGGGGTGGCGATCACCCTGACCACCGGGCGCCGCTGGCTCTCCCGGCTCGCCGCGCCGGTCGGCATGGCCGCGGCGGTCGGCCTGCACGGGGTGTGGAACGCGGCCGCCGGGCTGGGGACGGACGGCTTCCTGCTGATCTACGGGCTGGTCATGGTGCCCGCCTTCGCCACCCTGGTCTGCCTGGCGGTCTGGGCCCGCGCCCGGCGCTCCCGACAGCCGGCCCGCCCACCGCTGGAGGCGTGA
- a CDS encoding RimJ/RimL family protein N-acetyltransferase, giving the protein MTPEQVRTVRQVRLAGPRLAIREFRLAPEDVHALFAVFGDPEAARYLPFEPRDEEECADQIELYLDEAEQDPRTVYRLAVTLREEGEEALPIGSAVLGLEGHRAASLGCALRRDTWGHGYAGEITALLCGFAFGTLGLHRLAARVDPANTASARVLARAGFRQEGRIRHDQLLRGAWHDSLLFSLLEDEWVRPAAGDGWGQPHP; this is encoded by the coding sequence ATGACACCCGAACAGGTCCGGACGGTGCGCCAGGTCCGGTTGGCCGGCCCGCGCCTGGCGATCCGCGAGTTCCGGCTCGCCCCCGAGGACGTCCACGCCCTGTTCGCCGTGTTCGGCGACCCGGAGGCCGCCCGGTACCTGCCCTTCGAGCCGCGCGACGAGGAGGAGTGCGCCGACCAGATCGAGCTGTACCTCGACGAGGCCGAGCAGGACCCGCGCACCGTCTACCGGCTCGCCGTGACCCTGCGCGAGGAGGGGGAGGAGGCCCTGCCGATCGGCAGCGCCGTCCTCGGCCTCGAAGGGCACCGCGCAGCCTCGCTGGGCTGTGCGCTGCGCCGGGACACCTGGGGCCACGGCTACGCCGGCGAGATCACCGCGCTGCTCTGCGGATTCGCCTTCGGGACGCTCGGCCTGCACCGGCTCGCGGCCCGGGTCGACCCGGCGAACACCGCCTCGGCGCGGGTGCTCGCCCGGGCCGGCTTCCGGCAGGAGGGCCGGATCCGGCACGACCAGCTGCTGCGCGGAGCCTGGCACGACTCCCTGCTGTTCTCCCTGCTGGAGGACGAGTGGGTACGGCCCGCCGCAGGGGACGGGTGGGGACAGCCCCACCCCTGA
- a CDS encoding peptidase M23-like protein — MASTHSADPTAAATQLLDHPWDQADQARHRVPRQTRSGSPLLGVTATMAATLGAAGMTAAAAGPAAAAEPAVTAPDQAADAADPGLALAARIQQQADHRTAADEAARLAAAQEAAARRAAQAAVDATALALPTTGYTLGAQYGPTGHWAHLHTGLDFQAATGTPVTAVGNGTVTSAGWAGSYGYRIVETLPDGTEIWYCHLNRLAVTDGPVERGTVLGAVGATGSVTTPRLHLEVRPAGGAPVDPLSWLRSHGVQP; from the coding sequence GTGGCGTCGACGCACTCGGCGGACCCCACCGCCGCAGCCACCCAGCTCCTCGACCACCCCTGGGACCAGGCCGACCAGGCCCGCCACCGGGTACCCCGCCAGACCAGGAGCGGCAGCCCGCTGCTCGGCGTCACCGCCACCATGGCCGCCACCCTCGGCGCCGCCGGCATGACCGCGGCCGCAGCCGGCCCGGCCGCCGCCGCCGAACCCGCGGTGACCGCCCCCGACCAGGCGGCCGACGCCGCCGACCCGGGCCTCGCCCTCGCCGCCCGGATCCAGCAGCAGGCCGACCACCGCACCGCCGCCGACGAGGCCGCCCGCCTCGCCGCCGCCCAGGAGGCCGCGGCGCGCCGCGCCGCCCAGGCCGCGGTGGACGCCACCGCGCTCGCCCTGCCGACCACCGGCTACACCCTCGGCGCCCAGTACGGCCCCACCGGCCACTGGGCCCACCTGCACACCGGCCTCGACTTCCAGGCCGCCACCGGCACCCCGGTCACCGCCGTCGGCAACGGCACCGTCACCTCGGCCGGCTGGGCCGGCTCCTACGGCTACCGGATCGTCGAGACCCTGCCCGACGGCACCGAGATCTGGTACTGCCACCTCAACCGGCTCGCCGTCACCGACGGCCCGGTCGAGCGCGGCACCGTCCTCGGCGCGGTCGGCGCCACCGGCAGCGTCACCACCCCCCGCCTCCACCTGGAGGTCCGCCCCGCCGGCGGCGCCCCCGTCGACCCCCTGAGCTGGCTCCGCTCCCACGGCGTCCAGCCCTAG
- a CDS encoding putative sensor protein, protein MTTAPLNPTTAPYRSDVPAARRPGFLRAPFAAATYREIGFVLTGLPVAIAAFTVAVTLFSAGLGLLVTALGLPVLALLLVLARGFGSLERHRARVLLGTPVAAPEPVRPKRPGFWGTVTARLADGAGWRAVLHQVLMFPWAVLSFALTVTFLVTGWVVALYPLYHWVFARYTDWPGYRVFEFTTDAGRHHEYYITSPAQIAGVSAVGIALVLLTPLLVRGLTGVNRLAVRGLLGAR, encoded by the coding sequence ATGACCACCGCACCGCTGAACCCGACCACCGCACCGTATCGGTCCGACGTGCCCGCCGCCCGGCGGCCCGGCTTCCTGCGGGCGCCGTTCGCGGCCGCCACCTACCGCGAGATCGGCTTCGTGCTGACCGGCCTGCCGGTCGCGATCGCCGCATTCACCGTCGCGGTGACGCTCTTCTCGGCCGGCCTCGGCCTGCTGGTCACCGCGCTCGGCCTGCCGGTGCTGGCCCTGCTGCTGGTGCTGGCGCGCGGCTTCGGCTCGCTGGAGCGCCACCGCGCCCGCGTCCTGCTCGGCACGCCCGTCGCCGCGCCGGAGCCGGTCCGCCCGAAGCGCCCCGGCTTCTGGGGCACCGTCACCGCCCGGCTGGCCGACGGCGCCGGCTGGCGGGCGGTGCTGCACCAGGTGCTGATGTTCCCCTGGGCGGTGCTGAGCTTCGCCCTCACCGTGACCTTCCTGGTCACCGGCTGGGTGGTCGCGCTGTACCCGCTCTACCACTGGGTGTTCGCCCGGTACACCGACTGGCCCGGCTACCGGGTGTTCGAGTTCACCACCGACGCCGGCCGGCACCACGAGTACTACATCACCTCGCCCGCGCAGATCGCCGGCGTCTCGGCGGTGGGCATCGCCCTGGTGCTGCTCACCCCGCTGCTGGTCCGCGGGCTCACCGGGGTCAACCGGCTCGCCGTCCGCGGCCTGCTCGGCGCCCGCTGA
- a CDS encoding 4-oxalocrotonate tautomerase produces MPFITVKQLAGRTEEQRAEIARELTAAYARATGMDPANVWVVVEEVPAENWAAGGETFAAKRARAAASGS; encoded by the coding sequence ATGCCCTTCATCACCGTCAAGCAGCTGGCCGGCCGCACCGAGGAGCAGCGCGCCGAGATCGCCCGCGAGCTCACCGCCGCCTACGCCCGGGCCACCGGAATGGACCCGGCCAACGTCTGGGTGGTCGTCGAGGAGGTCCCGGCCGAGAACTGGGCCGCCGGCGGCGAGACCTTCGCCGCCAAGCGGGCCCGCGCCGCCGCCTCCGGCAGCTGA
- a CDS encoding tRNA (guanine-N7-)-methyltransferase has translation MTATAPSPELSPSARLSAAPAAYPAPMYPHKATEAQHRERRIRSFQPRRGRMTNAQADALDRLWEQYGLAIDGTPLDLTALFGDLPVTLEIGFGMGETTAAMAAADSSTGILAADVHTPGHGNLLQMLERSGSSNVRLAAGDAVILLRDMLPDASLAGLRVYFADPWPKPKHHKRRLVQPHFLELVLPKLAPGALVHCATDWEHYAEQMLDVLDASPELENLHPEGDGSGWLEPEQRPAGSVPGYAPRPDWRPFTKFERAGLAKGHVVHDLLFRRR, from the coding sequence GTGACTGCCACCGCCCCCAGCCCCGAGCTGTCCCCGTCCGCCCGGCTCTCCGCCGCCCCGGCCGCGTACCCGGCGCCGATGTACCCGCACAAGGCCACCGAGGCCCAGCACCGGGAGCGCCGCATCCGCAGCTTCCAGCCGCGCCGCGGCCGGATGACCAACGCCCAGGCCGACGCCCTGGACCGGCTGTGGGAGCAGTACGGCCTGGCGATCGACGGCACCCCGCTCGACCTGACGGCCCTCTTCGGCGACCTGCCGGTCACCCTGGAGATCGGCTTCGGCATGGGCGAGACCACCGCCGCGATGGCCGCCGCCGACTCCTCGACCGGCATCCTCGCCGCGGATGTGCACACGCCCGGCCACGGCAATCTGCTGCAGATGCTGGAGCGCAGCGGTTCGAGCAATGTCCGGCTCGCCGCCGGCGACGCGGTGATCCTGCTGCGCGACATGCTTCCGGACGCCTCGCTGGCCGGCCTGCGGGTCTACTTCGCGGACCCGTGGCCGAAGCCCAAGCACCACAAGCGGCGCCTCGTCCAGCCGCACTTCCTGGAGCTGGTGCTGCCGAAGCTCGCCCCCGGCGCCCTGGTGCACTGCGCCACCGACTGGGAGCACTACGCGGAGCAGATGCTGGACGTGCTCGACGCCTCGCCCGAGCTGGAGAACCTGCACCCCGAGGGTGACGGCAGCGGCTGGCTGGAGCCCGAGCAGCGCCCGGCCGGCAGCGTGCCCGGCTACGCGCCCCGGCCGGACTGGCGGCCGTTCACGAAGTTCGAGCGGGCGGGCCTGGCCAAGGGGCACGTCGTGCACGACCTGCTCTTCCGGCGCCGCTGA
- a CDS encoding TetR family transcriptional regulator, with protein sequence MPRAGLTPAAVVDHALGLLDEQGPEALTLAAVAGRAGVATPSLYKHVSGGLGELRGLIAVRVTGELTERLSGAVLGRGGDEALAALIDAYVDYAVRHPHRYAALPQAPQDDPELTAAAGRLVEVILAVLRGYGLTGSELVHAARTVRAAAHGFASLSTAGGFRLAEDPATTRQRLTGVLVAGLRDWPR encoded by the coding sequence ATGCCCAGGGCCGGTCTGACCCCCGCCGCCGTCGTCGACCACGCGCTCGGGCTGCTCGACGAGCAGGGCCCGGAGGCCCTCACCCTGGCCGCCGTGGCCGGCCGGGCCGGCGTGGCCACCCCCTCGCTCTACAAGCACGTCTCCGGCGGGCTTGGCGAGCTGCGCGGGCTGATCGCCGTCCGGGTGACCGGCGAGCTGACCGAGCGGTTGTCGGGCGCGGTGCTCGGCCGCGGCGGGGACGAGGCGCTCGCCGCGCTGATCGACGCCTACGTCGACTACGCGGTGCGCCATCCTCACCGGTACGCGGCGTTGCCGCAGGCCCCGCAGGACGACCCGGAGCTGACCGCGGCGGCCGGCCGGCTGGTCGAGGTGATCCTGGCGGTGCTGCGGGGGTACGGCCTGACCGGCTCCGAGCTGGTCCACGCGGCCCGGACGGTCCGCGCCGCGGCGCACGGCTTCGCCTCGCTGAGCACCGCCGGCGGCTTCCGGCTCGCCGAGGACCCGGCGACCACCCGGCAGCGGCTGACCGGGGTGCTGGTGGCGGGTCTGCGCGACTGGCCGCGCTGA
- a CDS encoding signal transduction histidine kinase, translated as MSQWCAAAAVVLAVPAVLTAARYRAVTRTLRRRLDDQQHELDSLRGRLAGELARRSAESAAVQREQELTAGTQRAFLSVARRILVMAHDQQAGLDEMERTHDDPVLLEGLLKADHAAAQQARLAQTLAVLCGARAGRHWPEPVALEDVVRGAQSRILPFQRVVVRSRLETAVVGAAAEALIHAVAELLDNATRYSPPSTQVFVTLMPVHNGAVIEIDDAGVGMPEGAVEKAATALSGGGGLEVSRLGEVPQLGLAAVGRLAEQYGFRVTLSSAPSPYGGVRVVVLLPNALLTEPLPHSPVAAVPAAPAAAPVPTAPAPAVRAAVAPAEERPAAPAEPAAPEAPAPGTLPRRTNRRRPAAAAGRHAAGQPAAGGAVPPRSAREAQAFMALFQAGTASGRSATGLARSDRQDQHDQQDRHDPQNPQHQQDQQHGTPATPTPGPTGTLPTSPQHPLRAGEFYDHQP; from the coding sequence ATGTCTCAGTGGTGCGCAGCGGCAGCCGTTGTCCTCGCCGTCCCCGCGGTTCTGACCGCCGCGAGGTACCGGGCCGTCACCCGCACCCTGCGCCGCCGGCTCGACGATCAGCAGCACGAACTCGACTCCCTGCGCGGCCGGTTGGCGGGCGAGCTGGCTCGGCGCAGCGCCGAGAGCGCCGCCGTCCAGCGCGAGCAGGAGCTCACCGCCGGCACCCAGCGCGCCTTCCTCAGCGTCGCCCGCCGCATCCTGGTGATGGCCCACGACCAGCAGGCCGGGCTGGACGAGATGGAGCGCACCCACGACGACCCCGTCCTGCTGGAGGGGCTGCTCAAGGCCGATCACGCCGCGGCCCAACAGGCCAGGCTGGCACAGACCCTGGCGGTGCTCTGCGGCGCGCGGGCCGGCCGCCACTGGCCCGAGCCGGTCGCGCTGGAGGACGTGGTGCGGGGCGCGCAGTCGCGCATCCTGCCGTTCCAGCGGGTGGTGGTGCGCAGCCGGCTGGAGACCGCGGTGGTCGGTGCCGCCGCCGAGGCGCTGATCCACGCGGTGGCCGAGCTGCTGGACAACGCGACCCGCTACTCCCCGCCCAGCACCCAGGTGTTCGTCACGCTGATGCCGGTGCACAACGGTGCGGTGATCGAGATCGACGACGCCGGTGTCGGCATGCCCGAGGGCGCGGTGGAGAAGGCCGCCACCGCGCTGAGCGGCGGCGGCGGGCTGGAGGTGTCCCGGCTGGGCGAGGTGCCGCAGCTGGGCCTCGCCGCGGTCGGGCGGCTGGCCGAGCAGTACGGCTTCCGGGTCACGCTCAGTTCGGCGCCCTCGCCGTACGGCGGCGTCCGGGTGGTCGTCCTGCTGCCCAACGCGCTGCTCACCGAGCCGCTGCCGCACTCGCCGGTCGCGGCCGTCCCCGCGGCGCCGGCCGCCGCACCCGTCCCGACCGCGCCCGCACCGGCCGTCCGGGCCGCGGTCGCGCCCGCCGAGGAACGGCCCGCCGCCCCGGCCGAACCGGCGGCGCCGGAGGCGCCCGCCCCCGGCACCCTGCCGCGCCGTACCAACCGCCGCCGGCCCGCCGCTGCGGCCGGGCGGCACGCCGCCGGGCAGCCCGCTGCCGGCGGCGCCGTGCCGCCCCGCTCGGCCCGGGAGGCGCAGGCCTTCATGGCGCTCTTCCAGGCCGGCACCGCCAGCGGACGCTCGGCCACCGGCCTCGCCCGCAGTGACCGTCAGGACCAGCACGACCAGCAGGACCGGCACGATCCGCAGAACCCGCAGCACCAGCAGGACCAGCAGCACGGCACTCCGGCCACGCCCACCCCCGGGCCGACCGGGACGCTTCCGACTTCCCCCCAACACCCCCTGCGCGCAGGAGAGTTCTATGACCACCAACCCTGA
- a CDS encoding pimeloyl-ACP methyl ester carboxylesterase, with protein sequence MNDTQHAPQTRHLDVPGGRLAYDDTERGAGVPVVLLPGMLDLRAAYRHVHPLLTAAGHRVVTMDLRGMGESSTAWDDYSPTAIAGDVRALLDHLGIARAVLVGSSYTGATVVRVAADAPERVAGIVLIDAFFENFPPTLLQRAMVGLLGPAVTWFPALWGAAQKLYFPTARPADFDEYRARLVASLKRPGRRGAIRGYVRGDSAPTGWGAGVTCPALVVMGSRDPDFPDPAALAERQAEALRGRKVIIEGGGHYPMAGYPQATADALLPFLTEVNEVA encoded by the coding sequence GTGAACGACACCCAGCACGCCCCGCAGACCCGTCACCTGGACGTTCCCGGCGGCCGGCTGGCGTACGACGACACGGAGCGGGGTGCCGGCGTCCCGGTCGTCCTGCTGCCCGGGATGCTCGACCTGCGGGCGGCCTACCGGCACGTGCACCCGCTGCTCACCGCCGCCGGGCACCGGGTGGTCACCATGGACCTGCGCGGCATGGGCGAGTCCTCGACCGCGTGGGACGACTACTCGCCGACCGCGATCGCCGGCGACGTCCGCGCCCTGCTCGACCACCTGGGCATCGCACGCGCCGTCCTGGTCGGCAGCTCGTACACCGGCGCCACCGTGGTGCGGGTCGCCGCGGACGCGCCGGAGCGGGTCGCCGGGATCGTCCTGATCGACGCCTTCTTCGAGAACTTCCCGCCCACCCTGCTGCAGAGGGCCATGGTCGGCCTGCTCGGCCCGGCCGTCACGTGGTTCCCGGCGCTGTGGGGCGCAGCGCAGAAGCTCTACTTCCCGACCGCACGGCCGGCCGACTTCGACGAGTACCGGGCCCGGCTGGTCGCCTCGCTCAAGCGGCCGGGCCGCCGCGGGGCGATCCGCGGCTACGTCCGTGGCGACTCCGCGCCGACCGGCTGGGGCGCCGGCGTGACCTGCCCCGCGCTGGTCGTGATGGGCAGCCGCGACCCCGACTTCCCCGACCCGGCCGCGCTCGCCGAGCGGCAGGCCGAGGCGCTGCGCGGACGTAAGGTGATCATCGAGGGCGGCGGCCACTACCCGATGGCCGGTTACCCGCAGGCCACCGCCGACGCCCTGCTGCCCTTCCTGACCGAAGTGAACGAGGTCGCCTGA